The stretch of DNA CTGTGTATTCTTTATGCAAATTGGGtcattttcccgccaaaagcgCGCGTCTTCCGGTTCTTCCGTTAAAAGTGTGAGCGCCTCGCTCATCAGGGTGAAGCGGTGACGCGGAGTCGAGGTTGCGCCAAATGACTTGTAGAACGAGATCGCTGATTTGTTACTCTCTGCAGTCGTCCACATGACTTGACGGATTCCATTGGCCGTGGCGGTCTGGGTACGAGAAGACaggatttattttttatagctGTCTATATCTGGGAGTGTTTTctaatagaatcaaaaagcccaaactgtcgcgatctcgtaccagaacaataaatacaatacaccaaaaactggaaatcgactctgccaaattttcgtctttaataagacttcttcagggcagactgaagaaggtgaatcgttacaagcttatttacatcagaatagtggcgcgagacgcaaaaaacattacaactgacaaaaacgcgcattttctagaatagcgcgcgctatggataaaaagaatttacacatctctacgtcggttcctactacaaaaaaagtcatcactatttttCTAGTACACTCCCTCACTACATCTATTTATTACCAAAGAGCAATTGATTGTAACTGAGTAAATGGCTGAGAAGACTCAAATTTTTAGCATTCACCTCAGCAACTGTTTTCATAAGTGCTCGGCCGATGCCTTTTCCTAGAATCAAGTAAATGATATAATATGGTTAACGAAGGGggagaaataaaatgaaaatcaTGAGTCGTTATCTTGAAGTTCGCTACCCGAGTACTCAATGTATtgaaatatacttttttacCTCTATAGTGCGGATCCGTGTAAACAAGAATCACATTTAGCTGGCGGCCGAAATAGACGGAGAAGGcaaataagtaaataacaCATCCAACTGGCTTCCACGTGACCGGGTGATCTGCTGCTGTTCCAGGTATTCTTGCCTCAGCAAACAAACACTCAAAGTAATCCTTGTCCCTTCTGAGACCTGGACACAAGCAAACACACAATCAAAGTAATCCTTGTCCCTTCTGAGACCTGGACACAAGCAAACACACAATCAAAGTAATCCTTGTCCCTTCTGAGACCTGGACACAAGCAAACACACACTCAAAGTAATCCTTGTCCCTTCTGAGACCTGGACACAAGCAAACACACAATCAATGTAATCCTTGTCCCTTCTGAGACCTGGACACAAGCAAACACACACTCAAAGTAATCCTTGTCCCTTCTGAGACCTGGACACAAGCAAACACACAATCAAAGTAATCCTTGTCCCTTCTGAGACCTGGACACAAGCAAACACACAATCAAAGTAATCCTTGTCCCTTCTGAGACCTGGACACAAGCAAACACACACTCAAAGTGACCCTTGTCCCTTTTGAGATCTGGACACAAGTAGGCATAAACGTGCAAAGCTGAGCTGAGCTGAATGACTGGGctcaaaaaaaatctagagaCATTTAGGATCTGGAAAAGTTGATTTACAACTTAGTCGGACAAAGGGAGCTCGGGGAATAAACTCGTTCTTAAAAACGGCCATTTTCTATATCACAATAATAAATTAGAAAATTTTGGAAAACGTCACCCTCCACCCCTCACTCCTCAGAGCTCTTACATATTCATTTTATCGCCAATCCAGTTAGAGGTGGGTGGAACTGCTCCTTTATATTCCAAATAAGGAGAGGGAGAGGAAGGGGGGGCTGGAGGGgacagggaggggggggagggtggatatAGCTTTCTGTTGCTCAGCAGCACTTCTGCCGTCTATGTGTAAACAATTACTGTTAGCAACATTTCCCCTGTCCTTTATTGGACGATATGGGAATGCATAATGAAGTATTTTCAGATAGAATTTCACACGTAAACAGAACACCTATGCAGCTGTCTGCATTGTTGGTGGCTCTTAAACATTGTCACAGGTCCGTTATTGATATACATAGCATATCTATCAGGTTATTCACTGTACCTTGTGCGGTTGTTTGGAGAGAGCCAGGTGCCATTTTTACATCCTCGGACAATTGCTTTATAAcaagataataaaaataacttaAAATGGAATCAAACAAAAGGCCCAATTGGTCATATTTGTAAACCAGAAGAATATACACCCAAACTGCTATTAGACTCtaccctgaagaagtcttattaaaaacaaaatagtcaGGTCTGCCGTTAAGAAGTCTTATTTGAGACGAAATTATcaagtctgccctgaagaagtcttattaaaaacGAAAATTTGGTACCCTGGTAGCAAGAGCTCTtgcctgtttgtttctatgttcacttatccgtgtcgcgacTTTGTTCTTTCGAGTTCTCGTTTGTTTGTGTCCACCGGACACTATTTGGCGaatcgaataccagtttttggtgtattgtaaaAATAATTGGGAGATGTTGAATCGCTAGGACAGCCTTTATAAGTCGACAAACTAAAGGAATTATTATCTCATTCAAGCACGCACTCATTGTAAGCACGTTTCTATAGGTTTGGTTTATAGTTTCTCAGGCTACTGTATTAAAGGGATgtcctttctttctttcctcCCTTATAACATCTTGGTATTGGCCCGTATCATTAAATTGCAGATCCAAACCCAGTCATCGTTATCAAATGTTACTGTTATTTTTTACCCAAACAATCTTTTCCCATAAAGTATTGATACTATATAGGACTCACCGAAAACAAAGCTAGCTGAAccaaaattttctttctaccaatgatatttgttttagtgtagaaaatgtgttttttataATTGCAGACATATCGTTTCACACAAAGAAAATGAAACATTTCCAAAAGCACCTGAAATATGATATAATCATTTGGTTTAATAGCgcttttttatacaaaaagatgataataatatggtTATACTGACCTTAATAAAGTGGTGTATGGCTTCACAGTCATCAGCACTTGCAAGACGTATCCTGAATTGACAAGATGACATCCCGGGATCCTAAAACATTAACCAAATTAGGAGAAGGGTACCCCTTAACCCTTATACAAGACACTATATTTATAATATTGAAAAGAAACGTTGATACCGATTTTAAGTCGCCCATTACTCAGACAAGAGCCAAAATAGCGTTTGGATGTTCTTGTATATACCGTCGATGTGTGATGAGACTAAAAGAGAGTGTTAATACTGATGGTTCACTCGGAGCAGTGGGACGCTTTTAAATATTGATGATAActggaatgacaaaaaaaattaccataAAATCCGAAGCTGGCAATTTGCCTCTGCAAATATTATCAATTCTTTTACATTCTTGTTaatgttttcttattgttctaTACCCCCCTTTTTGACCTTCTTAACAAGACAATATCAATGAGCTTTTGATTCTCATTTTGTCCTGAAGCGTCTGGGAGTAGCGCTTAGTCAATCATACCAGCGTGACCAATCAGCACCTTTGCTGTGTGCAGTCAATTGGTTTAGCCATTGATTGGTTTAGgggattgactacgcgctattcccaaacgagaaaaggattttggattcgccgagtGTAGGATTGTGGTCAGGAACCGTGACCAGTCACGTGTAAGGGATTACATAACGGATGTAAGGGATTATGGGTAGGAGTAGAGGGGCCGGAGTGCTATGTATATATGCGATAAGAGTAGGATAATAAAGCGGATGATATACGAATATTGCCGTCGTTTAAAGCATTCGACCCAGAACATTACATTGGCGACGAGGTAAACTGTTATTTCTTTGGCTGAACGGCTTTGTTGAAGAAGATAGAGGCGACTTTTAGACTGATTATTTGCGGCATGCCAGACGACAATAGTGAGACGGCGGCGATCCTAACTCCGATAGATGTGAGAGGGATTCCCTGCTTTAACCCCAGGGAAGACTCTTCAAACTTGGCGATCAGATGGAAGAAATGGAAGCGGTCATTCAACCTTTATCTGACAGCAAAAGGAGTAGTGAATGACAAACAGAAGGTAGCGCTAATTCTGCACACGGCGGGACTAGACCTACAGGAAGTTTATTTTACTTTGGTCGGCGAAGACGAGGAAAAAGCATTCTCTGAATGTGTAAAGCTTCTGGACGACTATTTCATTCCTAAAGTCAATTTGCCATTTGAAAGGCACCAGTTTCGCCAATGAGTCAGGCTCAGGCGAGAAAGTTGATTAGTTTGTATCACGTTTGAGACAAAAAGCGAGCACGTGCGACTTCAATAACGTAGACGAAACAATACGGTATCAACTAATAGAGAAGTGTTTAGAATCTAAACTGAGGCGGAAATTCTTGGTGAAAGTAAACGCTAGTTTGAAAGATTTACAAGATGTGGCTCGCGCTTACGAGGCCGTAGAAGAACAAATGAAGTTATTAGAGAGTTCGCACGCGGTGAACGCACTCAACCAAAACATGAATAATGGCGGTGATCACAAAAAGATAAACCGAAATCAGGCCTGAACCAAGGACGTTGCTTTAATTGCAATCGGACAGGACATATTGCGAGAGACCCAGTCTGTCCCGCGAAATCTCAGAACTGTAACTCGTGCGGGATAAAAAGCCATTTCTCGGCGTGTTGCAAGATTACACGGAGAAAGGGCAACGCGTATCAGGTTGCCGCCGAGGAGAACGGGGATTCGGAAATAGACGAGTCGTATGCGTTTGCGGTCGGACAGAATGACGGCGCTCGCTCTGGCGAAGTGAACCTGACTATCGGAGGAGTAAGCCTAGAGGGAGTCCTGATTGACTCGGGAGCTACATGTAATCTTATTGATTATGCGACGTGGACTTACTTGAAGGACCATCGAGTAGAATGCAACTCCGCGAGTTCCAACAAGAAATTGTTTGCTACGGACAAAGAAAACCAATTGACGTCGCAGGAACTTTCACGACAGAGATAATATGCTAGGCGAGTGGCAAGAAATGCCGGGACGAGTTCACGATTATAAGAGGGAAAGGAAAGGCTTTGCTAGGAAAGAAGACAGCCGAGCAGATAAAAGTACTTAGGGACGGGCCGGAGACAAGAGAAAGTGTGAATGCGGTTGTAGAAGGTAGCGATTCTGATATTCGCGAACAGTATTCAATATTACATCAATATTCAATATTACAgtatttgatatattttcgGGAGTCGGAAAACTCCAAGATTACAAGTTGAAACTTCATGTCGATGAAGGAGTCTCGCCTGTCGCACAGCCTGTGTTTAGCAAAATCGACTTGAAGTGGGGTTTCCATCAAATTGAGCTAGACGAGGACTCGAGAGACATCACTACATTCGTGACGCACTGGGGATTGTATCGATACCGGAGATTAATGTTTGGGATTTCATCAGCACCAGAGAAATATCAGAAAATCATTTCGGATGTTTTGACCGGCTGTAACGGAGTGGCGAACATTGCAGACGATTTGATTATTTATGGAACTGATCTAGCCGAACACGATGCAAATTTGCATGAAGTGCTGTCACGGCTACAGGAGAAAGGCCTGACAGTAAATGGAGACAAGTGTCAATTTAGATTACCCAAGATGACATTCTTTGGGCATGAGCTCAGTGCGCAAGGAATTACACCGAGCGAAGAGAAGATTGCGGCAATAGTGAATGCGAGACCACCACAAAATGCTTCTGAAGTGAGATCATTTGTACAGCTTGTACAATATTCGGCGAAGTTCATTCCAAATTTTTCACAGATCGCCGAACCGTTGCGGCGTATCCTCAGAAAGGAACAGTCTTTTGTCTGGGATACAGAACAACAAGAGGCATTTGACAGGCTAAAGAAACGGATGACTACCGCGACTGCATTAGCATATTTTAAGAGTGATTGCAAGACGAGAATTGTGACGGATGCGGGACCGGAAGGGATTGGCGCCGTTTTGCTTCAACTACAAGACGAACAGTGGAGAGCTGTATCGTATGCCTCCAGGAATCTTTCAGATGTGGAAAGGCGTTATGCTCAGACAGAGAACGAGGAGCTTGCTGTCGTGTGGGCATGCGAAGGATTCAACATTCACGTGTATTGTCGGGAGTTTGAATTGGAGACAGACTACAAGCCATTGGAATGTATTTTCGGTAAGACCTCGAAACCGTCAGCAAGGATCAAAAGATGGGTGTTACGACTCCAGATCTACAACTACAAAGTGATTTATCGGCCTGGGAAGAAAAACATTGCAGATGCTTTGTCGAGACTGAATCAGAGTAGACCAAAGGATAAGAGCAGCGAGACCAAGGACACTGTTAGATTTGTGGCTATGGAGGCAACACCGGTTGCGTTGACAACCAAGGAAATTGAGCGCGCGTCAGAGAACGACCCGGAACTACAAAGCGTCCACTAATACATCAGGTCTGGAGACTGGTCTCAGTGTAAACTAGCGGCGTACACTTGTATAAAGAATGAACTGTGCACTGTAGGGAAGCTTGTTATGCGAGGAGACAGAATTATTATCCCTGGAAGTTTGAGGAGCAGAGTCCTGGAGGCAGCACACGAGGGACACCAGGGCATAGTAAAGACCAAGAGCCGACTTAGGACGAAAGTTTGGTGACCTAAGATGGACAGTGACGCCGAGCGTGTCTGCAAATCTTGTCACGGATGTCAAGTGGTTGGGCAGTTTGCTGCCCCAGAACCAATGAAAAGGTCGGAACCGCCGTCCGGACCGTGGCAAGACCTGGCCATCGAGCTCATGGGGCCAATGCCGACAGGAGAAAGCTTGTTAGCAATAGCTGATTATTACAGTCGTTTTTACGAGGTAGTTATTATGAACTCAACTACATCACACAAGGTAGTTAATGCCCTAACCCAAATCTTCGCCAGGTTCAGATTCCCTCACTCGATTAAGTCGGATAATGGGTCCCAGTTCGTCAGCGAAGAGTTTACAAGATATCTACGGGAATGCAGGATCGAGCACAGGACATCGCCACCACTTTGGCCGCAGTCAAATGGCGAAGTTGAACGACAGACCCGCACGCTGTTAAAGGCACTCAAGATAGCAGCGGTGGAAGGCAAGAACTGGAGAAACGAGCTGCCAACATTTCTGTTAGCATATCGTTCTACTCCGCAAGCGACCACGGGAGCGACCACACCATTTTTGATGTTCGGTACAGAGCTCAAAACAAAATTGCCAGAACTCAGAGGGGAGAAGTCAATTTCGGATGAGAGTATGAGGGATTTCGAATGGAGGAACAAGTTGAGTCAAAAGAGTTATGCGGACGACAAGCGTCATGCGGTAAGCAGTCCTATAGTACCAGGGGACAAGGTGTTGCTGGAAAACACCAAAACATCTGGGGAACTGGAGCCGAATTTTAAAACAGAACCGTATATGCAATGGGGTGTCCCTCTTGTGTAATGACTGCCCCCAAGCCTACGTTGGAGCTGTCACTTTCAATGGTTACCTCTTTGTTGACATCATAATAGTGTAATACCGGTGCTTTGGTGATCATCATCTTAATCTTCTCAAAGGCTTTCTGGTGCTGTGGCAGCCAGTCAAACACTGCATCCTTGTCAGTCAGACTTCGGAGAGGTTCTGCAACCGTGCTTAGCTGAGGAAGCAATTTTGACAAGTGACAACACTAATGAGGCGCTGGACGCCTGCAATATCAACAGGCTGCGGCATCTCACAGATGGCTTTCACTTTTTCTAGATCAGCAGAGATTCCGTCTGCGCTGAGGACATGTCCTATGTAGGTCACCCTTTCCAACTTGATCTTGAGCTTCTTTGGGTTGAGCTTCAGTTTGTGTTCTCTGCATCTATCCAGTAGGTCTTTGAGAGCTGCATCATGACATGCCATTGCTTCTTCTTCTGTGTCACCCGTTCTACagatgatgatgtcatcatGGACTGCTGCGATGTTTGGAAGGCCTTCAATACATTTATTGATTCTGCGCTGGAACTCTTCTGGGGCGGACTTGATCCCGAATGGCATTCGCAACCACCTGTGACGTCCATAAGGTGTACAGAATGTTGTGAGGTAGCTTGATGGCTCGTCCAAGACATCTTGCAGAAATCCATCTTTTGCATCGACTACTGGGAATACCTTGGTATTGGTCAGTTTGGGTGACACTTCGTCAATAGTTGGAGTTGGATAGTGTTTCTGATTATGGTCTTGTTCAACTCCGATGGGTCTAGTCATACTCGTAGCTTGTTTGGTTGTCCGACTACCACCATGCTGCTTATCCATGGCGTTGGAGTAGTTACTTTAGCGATTACTGCCATTTCCTCAAGATCCTAAATCTTCTTCTTCTATTTATCCTGTACTGGGATAGGGACGCGCCTGGGATTGTTCTGCTTGGGTTTCACAGTTGGATCTGTTTCTACGTGGTATGTACCCGGCAGCCTTCCAAGTCCACTGAAGACATCCTTGTAGTCATGTAAGACATGCTGTTTTGTCAGGGGTTCTTTTGGACCTGGCTCGATTTGGTGGAGACATTCTTCACTGAATTCAAGGAGCTTAAGTGCTTCGCAGACTCTGCCTGAGAGTAATGACGTTGGTGCCTCTTTGATTATCTGACAGTGAACCTTTCTTGTGATCCCATTTGCTGTGCAGTGAAGCTTGACTTGCCCCATGGGTTTGATGGTTGACTGATTGTAGGCTCGCAGATCAGTTTTGGACTGCTCGGGTTGCTTCTTGGTCAGCTTATTGTAGTCGTTAAGGGATAGTGTGCTGCATGTTGCTCCGGTATCAAGCTGAAATTTGATTGACTGCCTGGCCGTCTCATCTTGTGTCACAGCTAACACTTGTGCAAAAAACTGCTTTTTCTTTTGGTTTGACTGAATGGTATACAGGCTGCCATTGCTGGAgaattcatcatcatcgtcactgCATGAGCTCTCTTCTAGTTGGTGTACGCCTTGTTTACCATTTCTAGTCTGCTTGTCTGGCTTCTGTTGAGGCTGGCTCGCCAAATGATCTTGACCAGTGGACATGCAAACTCTAGCGAAGTGATTCTTCTTGCTGCATTTACTGCAGACCTGTCCGAATGCTTTGCATTTTCCAGCGGCATGGCTGTCACCACAGTACTTCTACACCACAGGCATTCTGTGATCTGCCTCGGCTTTGATTTGGACTTGTTTTGCTTCGTATAGTGGACGGTATCAGTTGGCTGTGAAGCTGTCTAACTGCCATCTCACTTGTGCGACAAATTTTTATTGCTTTGTCTAGGTCTAGTTCTTCCCGAGAAGGCGTTCTCGAGTGTCACTGTTGTTAACCCCAAATACAATCCGGTCCCTTAACATTTCATTCTCAAGAGTAATGTACTTGCATGTGGTAATGCGAGTACAAGTACCTCTCATATATAATGTTCCTCTTGGACTGGAATTCCTCATCAATTTTTCCAGAATAGATGTGGGGGACTTTCGTTCATGATCGGTGAGGGGCAAATTCTTGTAAATTCTGTAGCAATCTTTGCCCATGACAGTCAAGAGAGTCGCTACCACGATTGCATCCAATTTCTTGTTTAATTCCGTCGCTATAATATAGTTTTCCCAGCTGTCTTTGAATATTTCCCAGTTGGTGGCCATATCTCCCTGCATTTCGAGGGGTTGGGTCGTTGGAAGCGACTTTGCCATGTTGAGAAGATCCAATGCGATATGTAAAGTCCAGGATGGCGTCTATATGTAGTCGGCAAATGTGCCAAAATGATTGCCAAAATCACTATTCAGATGCAAATAAATGCCCGTTGCATATGAATTGAACACCTATCTCTGCCCTCCTGGCTTGCTGGGAGGCCTTTTTGATGTGCAAAATCCCGCTTCTTACACCTTGTTTTATTCGTGTTCCGTTGACTACAAGCTTAGCCCTGCTGCGCATGGCCTGGTAACTAGCAAATTCAACAGGTATACAATAACAGAGGCTCTGGTACACAGGGTAGCATGTGTTCAAAGCACACGCTAAATAAACAACGCGTTAAGTTTATTGGGCTCCCTGTAGTGTGACCAGTAGATTCTAGTTAAAGTCACCGATGAAGCGAATCAATGTCTGGCGGCGGCACACGTTGTATTTTGAACTTGAACCATAAGATTATTAAATGCGATTTATAGGGGTGCATTTATATAACAATGATTTTATATGTACGTATAAAATCCTACGTATATTTGGTCAGTATTTGACATTAAAttgattaatgataataataataacattcattatttttaaaacGCACGCTCGACTGAGGCCTTCGCACGGTGCATATTCCCGTGTTCTTTTGTTCTGGGACAAtaatgaaatttcataacagACACTGGAAATGAACACTTACGTGCAAGCTTCACGAAAGTACGAACTTGATAactttaaacacgaggttccgctataaaagggaaagctcctccacCTCGCGGGctcgaatttgcaattataattaGAACACTGCaacgctagcagtcacaaattataagccttctgtaaaattgcttatctctgagcctcagtcggcttgaataaaactatttttgcgcAGGTAACAAAACAGTTGTGTTAAGAGATTGTTAAACTTATtatttgctgtccactcacgttttcggtgcaaaattttaaattttgtgctATCCATAATCTAGCGTACCTGCATAcattattctcgcgctgtgatgaaaatgctcttattttagagcgcacacagcttggtatagcattattttacgattaataaaaaaaattttagatggacaactctaggaatgatattcattttggtttagaatatgaaatttgaacTTAGCGCTAagagcaattgtcctgacatgttctctcattgacggctgattgataactgattgttcttgagcccgggggtgggaggagctatCCCTTtcatagcggaacctcgtttTTAAAAGTATTGTCATCTGAGAAATAGGCTCGACGTTACCCTGGGTACAAtaggctccgagcttcgcaGCGAGGGTAGCTCGACGTACGCTTTCACTAGAAGTAAGCCCGACTCTGACACGCACCAGTTATTTAATTGATTCAATATGCAGTTCGAGTGGGATTAATAGATGAGTGGCCACTGAGTCGAATCGAGGCACGGTTTGTGGCACACGTTtataccacaggtagcccaggcgatggttttgaagcttgttcgtagcttgaAATCGACTGTTCTTAGAGGTAaaatgattagcgattttTTGGGAAATGctgccaataaaattgccttaaaacttaaAACGTTTCTTGTTGTTATCAAATGTATGTATAATAACGATTTGGTGGTTGTTTTTTCGCGAAATATACAGCTTTATTCACactactaaggaaagaaacaaggttagcctgcttgcaggcggtactcggtgttattatcGCGGAAATCCCTCTCCGTTCGATAATCGGGCGCCATTTGTATTATAGACCGCGTGGTTCCTGGGGGCGAACGGAGAGGGatttccgcgatgataacaccgagtaccgcctgcaagcaggctaagcAGGCTAAAACATGTTTGGAGGCGtcattttcggtagcactcaaatcccgtcgaaattcgcgaggaaaatataacaaacgaaatatttttatctcgtagacctatgccagggtactTTTACCTTCGATATAtggcaaaacatccgagctaaactATTTTGCCTGGCCGCTAGCCATTTTTTATAACGAGTGAGCAGCCATAGAGTATCCACGCTCGGCTGACGGGTAGCGAAGCGCACTATTATTACCCTCCCCACCAGGTGGAAAGCCCACGAGGCTGTCACCGGTGCACAGTAATCTGTTATATAAATTAAACTAAAATAAGCGATAACATATTACTTACCTTGACCCGAAAACTGATAGTTTTGAATTTTAGACCGTGAAAAAGTATGAAATTCGTATCGAATGCAACGATGACAGCCTCTCAGGCTTTCCACGTGGTGGGGAGGGACAATAATACTTTGCTTCGCTCCCAGTTCGGCCGAGCTTaaacacaggcttcccacctGCGTCAGTGAAGGATTTCTAAGGACATACGAATTCACGCAAATAAACATCTATGAGTTACTTCTTCATGCTCTattcatgaaataaacttagttggGATGTAAATGGATCcgtctgttgttttttttcttcccaaGAAGCTCACTTTTAAGAGTTTAGAGCGATATAACTTTTTCTCTGATTTTGAGTCGGTACTAAGTATGTTAATGGACAAGGCTGGCAACTTTATTTTGACTACCTCAGCTTCAGCGCGATTTTCTACAGGATTTTAACAGTACGGAATCACTGACACTGGTACAAGATTGGAGAGGGATTGGAATATCTCCGAATCGAGTTTTTAAGCaagcctctgctagcagggaagggctacctgtgattatACTTGAACCGAATATAGTAAACATATTACTGTATgtaaatgagaaaataatttattcaatTTCAAACCTTTGCACAAAATAGACCCACGAACCTTTGTGCCAGCGGCAAGGTGCAAGGCTCTGGGATAATCAATTCCTAGGACGATTCTTATTGGCTCTCGAGCTTGCTCCAGTGAGCATGCGCAAATGAAACGGAAATGAATAAAACAATGGAAAAGCTTCACGACGCTTGTCACACAttctgtcattactagtaAGATCTGTTTTGTAAAATGAAATTGCAGAGAAAACTTCCACAAACCAGCGTATTCATTTAAAAGCAAATTGAATGCGAAGGTAATAGAATCAAAATCCCCGTCCGTTAAGGgaaaggtcattatttatctaggagggggggggggggggggggctgctaaGTTGGAATTTTTTCCGGTTCAAAAATTTTGACCCTCCCCCATTTAAAGCACAAAAATTGTGACCCTCCCTCAAAAATGCGGACAAAAATGTAAGGccctcccccagaaaaaaGGAGCTGATGGCCTGAATGTCGCTGTTTTCAGAATGTGTGCTCCAAACCTTAAATAGTGCTCACAGCACTATTTCTCAAAAGAGATTGAAAAACCCATACGGGTACAGTGTACTTCCTCTGAGCAGGAAGTATTGAGAAAACGGGACACGCTTAGGGCagatcccccacccccccccccccgcgtGCCGAATtaatagagagcttaagcaagtcaacacgaacggcatcaaaaacggcgcgcgcgctcacgaattgctgaaaaacggcgttgacgtccgtgagAGGAAATCTAGAACggcattttccctatttttacgttctacgcgcgcggtcacggacgtcaacgccgttttttagccattcgtgagcgcgcgcgccgtttttgatgccgttcgtgttgacttgcttaagctctctattaTGTGTGTTAGGGGAGGGGGCGACTAAGCAGACAGCCCATAAAAGGAGCTTAAAAATCATAAAGTCAGGAGCAGTGTCGATTTCGAGTCCATATTCAAGGGGTATATATAGGGGTCCGGGGCATACTCCGCCGTGAAATGTTTGTCATTATTGTTAAAACCTAAATAGCATCA from Nematostella vectensis chromosome 8, jaNemVect1.1, whole genome shotgun sequence encodes:
- the LOC5505854 gene encoding thialysine N-epsilon-acetyltransferase isoform X3 — its product is MSSCQFRIRLASADDCEAIHHFIKQLSEDVKMAPGSLQTTAQGLRRDKDYFECLFAEARIPGTAADHPVTWKPVGCVIYLFAFSVYFGRQLNVILVYTDPHYRGKGIGRALMKTVAETATANGIRQVMWTTAESNKSAISFYKSFGATSTPRHRFTLMSEALTLLTEEPEDARFWRENDPICIKNTQPINHTLNGTRCNAHVETDRKRNDRKEVHTKPDENNNILFARK
- the LOC5505854 gene encoding thialysine N-epsilon-acetyltransferase isoform X1, whose product is MGDLKSDPGMSSCQFRIRLASADDCEAIHHFIKQLSEDVKMAPGSLQTTAQGLRRDKDYFECLFAEARIPGTAADHPVTWKPVGCVIYLFAFSVYFGRQLNVILVYTDPHYRGKGIGRALMKTVAETATANGIRQVMWTTAESNKSAISFYKSFGATSTPRHRFTLMSEALTLLTEEPEDARFWRENDPICIKNTQPINHTLNGTRCNAHVETDRKRNDRKEVHTKPDENNNILFARK
- the LOC5505854 gene encoding thialysine N-epsilon-acetyltransferase isoform X2, producing the protein MDPGMSSCQFRIRLASADDCEAIHHFIKQLSEDVKMAPGSLQTTAQGLRRDKDYFECLFAEARIPGTAADHPVTWKPVGCVIYLFAFSVYFGRQLNVILVYTDPHYRGKGIGRALMKTVAETATANGIRQVMWTTAESNKSAISFYKSFGATSTPRHRFTLMSEALTLLTEEPEDARFWRENDPICIKNTQPINHTLNGTRCNAHVETDRKRNDRKEVHTKPDENNNILFARK
- the LOC125570217 gene encoding uncharacterized protein K02A2.6-like translates to MDSDAERVCKSCHGCQVVGQFAAPEPMKRSEPPSGPWQDLAIELMGPMPTGESLLAIADYYSRFYEVVIMNSTTSHKVVNALTQIFARFRFPHSIKSDNGSQFVSEEFTRYLRECRIEHRTSPPLWPQSNGEVERQTRTLLKALKIAAVEGKNWRNELPTFLLAYRSTPQATTGATTPFLMFGTELKTKLPELRGEKSISDESMRDFEWRNKLSQKSYADDKRHAVSSPIVPGDKVLLENTKTSGELEPNFKTEPYMQWGVPLV